A window of bacterium genomic DNA:
CGCAGGCCAGTGTCACGAGAAGGTTGGCTTTCGTCCTTTTCGGCTTGTCGATAGTGAAGCGGTGACAAAATCGGGACGCCATCCCGTAAGTCCGGAAAGGATCAAATCATGGTAAACATTTATGTAGGCAATCTGTCGTACAACACGACCGACGAAGACCTTCGCAACATGTTCGAAGCGTATGGCCGTGTCGACCGCGCCAGCGTCGTTATGGATCGCATGACCAACCGCAGCAAGGGCTTCGGTTTTGTGGAAATGCCGAATGACGCCGAAGGCAAAGCCGCCATCGAAGGCTTGAACGAGATGGAGACCCAGGGTCGCAAGCTCATGGTCAACGTGGCTCGTCCGAAGGAAGATCGCCCCGCCCGTCGCGACCGCTACTAAATCGCGCGAGTGAAGAGTTGAAGAAGGGCGAACCTTGCGGTTCGCCCTTCTTGTTTAGACGAACGTGCGTCTCCGAAACGAATTCAGGCCCTTCGAGAGCATCGAAGGGCCTGAACTTTTTAAGATCGTCTGAAGGTCAGCGTTAGCGCATCAGCAGCATCTTGTTAACGGCCGTAAAGCT
This region includes:
- a CDS encoding RNA-binding protein; the encoded protein is MVNIYVGNLSYNTTDEDLRNMFEAYGRVDRASVVMDRMTNRSKGFGFVEMPNDAEGKAAIEGLNEMETQGRKLMVNVARPKEDRPARRDRY